A DNA window from Anaerocolumna sp. AGMB13020 contains the following coding sequences:
- a CDS encoding GIY-YIG nuclease family protein, whose translation MDKSKRKELIEQYKNKKATGGIYCIKCSVNNRTWLKATRDMEGQKNRYEFFFSTNSCPEPAMLPEWNQYGAKTFSFEILEELEQGETQTSKEFAEDLEVLLQIWMEKQAV comes from the coding sequence ATGGATAAATCGAAAAGAAAAGAATTAATAGAACAATATAAGAATAAAAAAGCAACGGGTGGCATCTATTGCATTAAATGCAGCGTAAATAATCGAACCTGGTTAAAAGCTACAAGGGATATGGAAGGACAGAAAAACAGATATGAATTTTTCTTCTCTACAAACTCCTGTCCGGAACCTGCCATGCTTCCGGAGTGGAACCAATATGGGGCTAAGACATTTTCTTTTGAAATATTAGAAGAGTTAGAACAAGGGGAGACACAGACTAGTAAGGAATTTGCAGAAGATTTGGAAGTACTGCTTCAAATATGGATGGAGAAACAAGCGGTATAA
- a CDS encoding bifunctional helix-turn-helix transcriptional regulator/GNAT family N-acetyltransferase, which translates to MESVHTPFIHTIRKFNRFYTNILGLLDQHMLNSDFSLSEARVLFDIAHTKDCTAKQLIQGLSIDSGYLSRIIKRFEKQGLTYRVQSKEDGRLFYLYLTALGEETLDKLNGLSDKHITSMVSELRKEEQERLIRSMESIEDVLSGEQNRRREEQINLRCELRPGDAGRLIELHGWLYEKECGYNHIFEGYVCKTLYDFLLSYNTEKDRIWFAEAQGEIVGAIAIVGHSEELAQLRWFIIHPSYRSIGLGRRLLTQALQFCKDKNYKKVFLDTTREQTTAVSMYKKAGFQLVKEFENNSWGKTLMEQNYELKL; encoded by the coding sequence ATGGAATCCGTACATACTCCATTTATCCATACCATACGAAAATTCAATCGTTTCTACACCAATATTCTGGGGCTGTTGGATCAGCATATGCTAAACAGTGACTTTTCTTTGTCGGAAGCCCGTGTGCTGTTTGATATTGCTCATACCAAAGACTGTACTGCAAAACAGTTAATTCAGGGACTAAGTATTGATTCCGGATATCTCAGCCGAATTATAAAACGATTTGAAAAGCAAGGTCTTACTTACAGGGTACAATCAAAAGAAGATGGGAGACTGTTCTATCTGTATCTCACGGCACTTGGAGAAGAAACGCTGGACAAGCTGAATGGATTATCTGACAAGCATATTACGAGCATGGTTTCTGAATTGCGTAAAGAGGAACAGGAGAGACTAATCAGGAGCATGGAAAGCATTGAAGATGTGCTGTCCGGAGAGCAGAATAGAAGGAGAGAAGAGCAGATAAACCTTCGTTGTGAGTTAAGACCCGGAGATGCAGGGCGGCTCATTGAGCTGCATGGTTGGTTATATGAAAAGGAATGCGGTTACAATCATATTTTTGAAGGTTATGTCTGCAAGACTTTGTATGATTTTCTCCTAAGCTATAATACAGAGAAGGATAGAATCTGGTTTGCAGAAGCGCAGGGGGAAATTGTTGGCGCTATTGCTATTGTCGGACACTCAGAGGAATTGGCACAGCTTAGATGGTTTATCATACATCCTTCCTACAGGAGTATTGGATTAGGAAGACGGTTGTTGACACAGGCCTTACAATTCTGTAAGGATAAAAACTATAAGAAGGTATTTCTTGACACTACCAGGGAACAGACGACGGCAGTCAGTATGTATAAGAAAGCAGGCTTTCAGTTGGTAAAAGAATTTGAAAATAATTCCTGGGGAAAAACCCTGATGGAACAGAATTATGAGCTAAAGCTGTAA
- a CDS encoding helix-turn-helix domain-containing protein, translating to MDSQKVGSLLLRLRKEKGMTQKQIADSLNLSDKTISKWERGLGCPDISLLGELSNLFQVDIEKILEGDLVSNSIDTGNFKRTRFYVCPVCSNMISNTGDASISCCGRRLKALTAKPCDEKHRAEIEETEDEYYITFSHEMKKDHYLSFVAYVMSDRTLLVKLYPEQQASVRLPKLSGGKLQHRDNTRLYYYCSRHGLWFL from the coding sequence TTGGACAGTCAGAAAGTGGGAAGTCTGTTGCTCCGTCTTCGTAAAGAAAAGGGTATGACCCAAAAGCAGATAGCAGACAGTTTAAATCTCAGTGACAAAACAATATCGAAATGGGAGCGAGGCTTGGGATGTCCGGATATATCCCTGCTTGGAGAATTATCAAATCTGTTTCAGGTAGATATTGAAAAGATACTAGAGGGTGACCTGGTTTCCAATTCCATTGATACCGGGAATTTCAAACGTACCCGTTTCTATGTTTGCCCGGTATGCAGCAATATGATCAGCAATACGGGAGATGCCAGTATTTCCTGCTGTGGACGAAGGCTTAAAGCGCTGACAGCAAAACCGTGTGATGAAAAACATCGGGCTGAGATAGAAGAAACAGAAGACGAATATTATATAACATTTTCTCACGAAATGAAGAAAGACCATTATCTCTCCTTTGTGGCATATGTAATGTCAGACAGGACTCTGTTGGTGAAGCTATATCCGGAACAGCAGGCCAGTGTCAGACTGCCTAAACTAAGCGGCGGAAAACTACAGCACAGGGATAATACAAGGCTGTATTATTACTGCAGCCGGCACGGCTTATGGTTTCTATAG
- a CDS encoding helix-turn-helix domain-containing protein, with translation MGLGNKIADARKAKNMTQEQMAELMSVTRQSISRWESEQSYPEMDKIVYLAEILGVSCDYLLKDNCEKTETKKESGSAITRLLYGLKGKKVRLAFYSEAADYDLVNSNCVIKDFDGQWINVEYTKGKQTENKLLPVSSILSIKYVKEGK, from the coding sequence ATGGGATTAGGAAATAAAATAGCAGATGCCCGGAAAGCGAAAAATATGACACAGGAGCAAATGGCAGAATTAATGTCGGTAACCAGACAGTCCATATCAAGATGGGAGTCGGAGCAATCATATCCAGAAATGGATAAAATAGTTTACCTGGCAGAAATATTAGGTGTAAGCTGTGATTATCTTTTAAAAGATAATTGTGAAAAGACAGAAACAAAAAAAGAAAGCGGCAGTGCTATTACCAGATTATTGTATGGACTGAAAGGGAAAAAAGTACGACTTGCATTTTACAGTGAGGCTGCTGATTATGATCTGGTAAATTCAAATTGTGTGATAAAAGACTTTGACGGGCAATGGATTAACGTAGAGTATACGAAGGGGAAGCAAACAGAAAATAAGCTGCTGCCAGTGTCTTCAATACTTTCTATTAAGTATGTGAAGGAGGGGAAATAG
- a CDS encoding trans-sulfuration enzyme family protein: MAEHFINTKLIHGGVDGDKQTGAVSVPIYQTATYRQKELGGEAPYEYSRTGNPTREALEKLIAELEEGTAGFAFASGMAAITTILLLFKSGDKLLISNNVYGGTFRVLDKVFQQFGLQYKIVDTSDSLLLEKELTEEVKAVFIESPANPLLSITDIAAVSELTRKKGILTIVDNTFMTPYLQKPLTLGADIVVHSATKYLGGHSDLVAGLAVTSSEELAKRIAFLQNAAGGILEPFDSWLLIRGIKTLSVRLDRHLVNASYIAEYLRNHKAVEKVFYPGFTDFAGYEIHKKQASGAGAIISFTLAKGYDIRKFYKNLDLIILGESLGGVESLACHPASMTHASIPADLRQKLGISDNLVRLSIGIEDKRDLVIDLENALTDALL, from the coding sequence ATGGCTGAACATTTTATTAACACAAAACTCATACATGGCGGCGTAGACGGTGACAAACAGACTGGAGCTGTCAGTGTCCCCATATATCAGACAGCAACTTATCGTCAGAAAGAACTGGGTGGAGAGGCCCCTTATGAATACTCAAGAACCGGCAATCCTACCCGTGAAGCCTTAGAGAAGCTGATAGCGGAACTGGAGGAAGGAACCGCCGGTTTTGCCTTCGCTTCCGGAATGGCAGCTATTACAACTATTCTCTTGTTATTTAAAAGCGGTGATAAGCTCCTGATATCAAACAATGTTTACGGCGGTACCTTCCGCGTTCTGGATAAAGTTTTTCAGCAATTCGGGCTTCAATACAAAATAGTTGATACTTCTGATTCCCTGCTCTTAGAGAAAGAACTGACAGAAGAAGTGAAAGCAGTCTTTATTGAAAGCCCTGCCAATCCACTCCTTAGCATCACAGATATTGCCGCAGTCTCAGAACTTACCCGTAAGAAAGGTATCCTTACCATTGTAGACAATACCTTCATGACTCCATATCTGCAAAAACCTCTAACCTTAGGCGCCGATATCGTGGTACACAGTGCCACCAAGTATCTGGGTGGCCACAGTGATCTGGTTGCAGGCCTTGCTGTAACCAGCAGTGAAGAACTTGCAAAACGCATTGCTTTTTTACAAAATGCTGCAGGAGGAATCCTGGAACCCTTTGATTCCTGGCTGCTGATCCGGGGTATCAAGACTCTCTCCGTCCGGCTTGACAGACATTTGGTTAATGCCTCCTATATTGCCGAATATCTGAGGAATCATAAGGCCGTGGAGAAAGTATTCTATCCTGGGTTCACTGATTTTGCAGGGTATGAAATACACAAAAAACAGGCCTCTGGAGCCGGGGCGATCATATCCTTTACTTTGGCAAAGGGTTATGACATCAGGAAATTCTACAAAAACCTTGACCTTATCATCTTAGGTGAAAGTCTTGGCGGAGTAGAATCCCTGGCCTGCCATCCGGCTTCCATGACTCATGCTTCCATTCCTGCGGATCTACGCCAGAAATTAGGAATAAGTGATAATCTGGTGAGGCTCTCCATTGGTATAGAAGATAAGAGAGATTTAGTGATAGACCTTGAAAATGCCCTTACAGATGCCCTGTTGTAA
- a CDS encoding bifunctional transcriptional activator/DNA repair enzyme AdaA yields the protein MVIDETVKRKYYTALVERNSEYDGIFFVGIKTTGVFCHATCPARKPRYENCIFYESAREALHAGFRPCKKCHPLSYPQEISPLIQNMVEQVEENPEKRWKDSDFAALGIHGATARRQFKKLYGMTFVQYARARRMGLAMKSIRSGEKIIDTQLDTGYDSSSGFHDAFSKIMGIPPKKAGEIKVLFACWIDTPLGPMLSIADDEYLYLLEFVDRRGLEREIERLRLRLNARIIPGKTEISRQIEAELNLYFSGKLKEFTTPFIVFGSDFQKKVWDMLRKIEPGEVISYKDIAQALGNPKAVRAVGNANGANQLAIIIPCHRVIQTGGDLGGYGGGLERKRWMIQHEQRYKA from the coding sequence ATGGTAATAGATGAGACTGTCAAACGAAAATATTATACAGCACTGGTAGAGAGAAACTCGGAGTATGACGGTATTTTCTTTGTGGGAATTAAAACGACAGGCGTGTTCTGCCATGCTACCTGCCCGGCGAGAAAACCCAGATATGAGAATTGCATCTTCTACGAATCTGCCAGGGAAGCATTGCATGCTGGTTTTCGTCCCTGTAAGAAATGTCATCCTCTTTCTTATCCCCAGGAAATCTCTCCCCTGATTCAAAATATGGTGGAACAGGTTGAAGAAAACCCGGAAAAACGTTGGAAAGACTCTGATTTTGCTGCGCTTGGTATTCATGGAGCAACTGCCAGAAGACAATTCAAGAAACTTTACGGTATGACCTTTGTACAATACGCAAGAGCAAGAAGAATGGGTCTTGCGATGAAATCCATCCGAAGCGGGGAAAAGATTATTGATACACAGCTTGATACGGGGTATGATTCCTCCAGCGGTTTTCATGATGCTTTTTCAAAAATTATGGGGATACCACCAAAGAAAGCAGGGGAAATTAAAGTATTATTTGCCTGCTGGATAGATACACCCTTAGGACCAATGCTCAGCATAGCAGATGACGAATACCTGTATTTACTGGAATTTGTAGATCGCAGAGGATTGGAAAGGGAGATTGAAAGACTTAGATTAAGGTTAAATGCTCGTATTATTCCAGGGAAGACTGAAATATCCAGGCAGATAGAAGCGGAATTAAACCTTTATTTTTCCGGGAAGCTAAAAGAGTTTACAACTCCATTTATAGTCTTTGGCTCAGACTTTCAAAAGAAGGTTTGGGATATGCTGAGGAAAATAGAGCCAGGAGAAGTAATATCTTATAAAGATATAGCACAGGCTCTTGGAAATCCCAAAGCAGTACGAGCGGTAGGAAATGCAAATGGTGCGAATCAGCTGGCTATTATCATACCCTGCCACAGAGTTATACAAACAGGTGGTGACTTAGGCGGCTATGGTGGTGGTCTGGAACGGAAAAGGTGGATGATACAACATGAGCAGCGTTACAAAGCATGA
- a CDS encoding chemotaxis protein CheX, whose product MNDNLYSPFLEATRNVFLLMLDLSDISDRPAESFLSDNELDISIGVIGELTGEVIYRFPHSTSLGMVNIMSGMEMDSVDDFVTSAISEIANIISGNVLTMLAEKNLNCDILPPVIGKPEDNKEYSLRTACCISTSVGDVYLDIRLNPAA is encoded by the coding sequence ATGAATGATAATCTCTACAGTCCTTTTTTAGAAGCTACACGCAATGTATTTCTGCTGATGCTCGATCTATCAGATATATCCGATCGCCCGGCTGAAAGTTTTCTCAGCGATAATGAACTTGATATTTCAATCGGAGTTATCGGTGAACTGACAGGAGAAGTAATCTACCGCTTTCCTCACTCGACTTCTCTTGGAATGGTGAATATCATGAGCGGTATGGAAATGGATTCGGTTGATGATTTTGTGACCTCTGCCATATCTGAGATTGCAAACATTATCAGCGGAAATGTTCTTACAATGCTGGCAGAGAAGAATCTCAATTGTGATATACTTCCCCCGGTGATTGGTAAACCGGAGGATAACAAGGAATACTCTCTTCGTACAGCCTGCTGCATATCCACTTCTGTAGGTGATGTATATCTTGATATTAGGCTGAATCCAGCAGCATAA
- a CDS encoding GNAT family N-acetyltransferase, translated as MNIEIKMTDNTNPDFVKLIKLLDEDLVSRYGESQKQYDKHNKVDKIKDVTVIYADNIPAGCGAFKKFNDNTVEIKRVYVGNEFRGRGFSRIILKRLETEALSQGYCYAVLETGNEQQEAIGLYQSSGYEIIPNYEPYVGLETSICMRRVLR; from the coding sequence ATGAATATTGAAATCAAAATGACAGACAACACAAATCCTGATTTTGTAAAGCTTATAAAATTGTTGGATGAAGACCTTGTAAGCCGTTATGGAGAGTCTCAAAAACAGTACGATAAGCATAATAAAGTGGACAAGATCAAAGATGTAACTGTTATCTATGCAGATAATATACCGGCAGGCTGTGGTGCCTTTAAGAAATTTAACGACAATACGGTAGAGATAAAAAGAGTATATGTCGGTAATGAATTCAGAGGACGAGGATTCTCAAGAATTATATTGAAGAGACTGGAGACAGAGGCTCTGAGTCAGGGGTATTGCTATGCTGTACTTGAAACCGGAAATGAACAGCAGGAGGCCATTGGTTTGTATCAAAGCTCAGGATATGAGATTATTCCGAATTATGAACCGTATGTTGGCTTAGAGACAAGTATATGCATGAGGAGGGTATTGAGATAA
- a CDS encoding DNA alkylation repair protein produces the protein MGEAFKDIYTEQFLRDFSHKVSSVYGNFQEEEFTAAVLAASWENLALRGRMLRIVEVLGRLLPSDYEEALEILYRLVDDCEGFPYLFFPDFVAAFGLKEEYWDTSMKALECFTKHSSSEFAIRPFILKDTERTMKCMLKWSSSSNEHVRRLSSEGCRPRLPWSMDLPVFKRDPVPVLQILENLKADSSLYVRKSVANNLNDIAKDHPDLVLSVTRKWIGKTPETDWILRHGCRTLIRKALPEALALFGYADTNEAEPLVLNANCKVSQEQLSVGDTCLFQYSLDVNRKNPVHIRLEYGIDFVKSKGKTSRKLFLLSDRTVPGNFHLEGSHNHSFADLTTRKHYPGLHNIVLLINGMEVATTTLLLQ, from the coding sequence ATGGGTGAAGCTTTTAAGGATATTTATACGGAGCAGTTTCTCCGGGATTTTAGTCATAAAGTAAGTTCAGTGTATGGGAATTTTCAAGAAGAAGAGTTTACAGCCGCTGTACTCGCGGCTTCCTGGGAGAACCTGGCCCTGCGGGGCAGGATGCTGCGAATCGTTGAGGTATTGGGCAGATTATTACCATCGGATTATGAAGAAGCATTAGAGATATTATACAGGCTTGTTGATGACTGTGAGGGTTTTCCTTATCTATTCTTTCCGGACTTTGTGGCCGCCTTCGGTTTAAAGGAAGAATATTGGGATACCTCCATGAAGGCCTTAGAGTGTTTCACGAAGCATTCTTCTTCGGAGTTCGCTATCAGACCTTTTATCCTGAAAGATACGGAACGGACAATGAAGTGTATGCTTAAATGGTCTTCCAGTTCCAATGAACATGTCAGGCGTTTGTCCAGTGAAGGTTGCCGGCCTCGTCTTCCCTGGAGTATGGATCTTCCTGTATTTAAGAGAGATCCAGTGCCGGTGCTTCAGATACTGGAGAATCTGAAAGCAGATTCTTCCCTCTATGTGCGTAAAAGTGTTGCTAACAATCTTAATGACATAGCGAAGGATCATCCGGACTTGGTGTTATCCGTTACAAGGAAATGGATTGGAAAAACTCCAGAGACCGATTGGATTCTAAGACATGGCTGCCGTACCCTTATACGAAAAGCCCTACCGGAAGCACTTGCTCTATTCGGTTACGCTGATACCAATGAGGCAGAACCCTTGGTTTTAAATGCTAACTGTAAGGTATCACAGGAACAGCTCTCTGTTGGTGATACCTGTCTTTTTCAATACTCTCTTGATGTCAACCGGAAAAATCCTGTGCATATCCGTTTGGAGTATGGAATTGATTTTGTGAAATCCAAAGGTAAAACCTCAAGAAAATTATTCTTGTTGTCTGATAGAACAGTACCCGGCAATTTCCATTTAGAAGGCTCACATAACCACAGCTTTGCGGATCTTACCACCCGAAAGCACTATCCCGGTTTACACAATATTGTTCTTTTGATTAATGGCATGGAGGTTGCTACAACTACATTATTGCTACAATAA
- a CDS encoding bacteriohemerythrin, whose product MLWKDKYELGVDVIDAQHIELFRRVQVFMQTLRSAASWEEKVQQVNETLAFMNGYVVEHFRDEEEYQLRIGYPGYEAHRQIHTDMVNYVVQFTKDYEKSGYNEQLMQQFAGKLLAWLINHVAAEDQRIAAYALEKGV is encoded by the coding sequence ATGCTTTGGAAAGATAAGTACGAGCTGGGAGTGGATGTGATTGATGCACAACATATAGAATTATTCCGTCGCGTGCAGGTATTTATGCAGACACTGAGGTCTGCTGCTTCCTGGGAAGAGAAAGTACAACAGGTCAATGAAACGCTTGCGTTTATGAATGGTTATGTAGTAGAACACTTCAGAGATGAGGAAGAATATCAGTTAAGAATCGGTTATCCGGGTTATGAAGCACACAGGCAGATACATACAGATATGGTGAACTACGTAGTACAGTTTACAAAGGACTACGAAAAAAGCGGATATAACGAGCAGCTGATGCAGCAATTTGCAGGAAAGCTCTTAGCCTGGCTGATTAATCATGTTGCCGCTGAAGATCAGCGAATCGCTGCATATGCATTGGAAAAGGGGGTCTGA
- a CDS encoding VOC family protein — protein sequence MKIEHIAIYVKDLESSRNFFQQFFGGISNDGYYNPKTGLRTYFLTFEDGARLELMNRTDMASKEKLPVQTGYAHLAFCVGSREKVDELTERLSNSGYPVINGPRTTGDGYYESCVLDGENNQIEITV from the coding sequence TTGAAGATAGAACACATTGCCATTTATGTAAAGGATTTAGAAAGCAGCAGAAACTTCTTCCAACAATTCTTTGGTGGAATATCAAACGATGGTTATTATAACCCAAAAACCGGTCTTCGTACTTACTTTCTTACCTTTGAAGACGGCGCAAGACTGGAACTTATGAACCGCACAGATATGGCTTCCAAGGAGAAATTGCCAGTACAGACTGGATATGCCCATCTCGCATTCTGTGTCGGAAGCAGAGAAAAGGTTGATGAGCTTACTGAAAGACTTAGTAATTCTGGTTATCCGGTGATTAACGGACCGCGTACTACCGGTGACGGGTATTATGAAAGCTGTGTACTGGACGGAGAAAACAATCAGATAGAAATAACTGTCTGA
- a CDS encoding putative bifunctional diguanylate cyclase/phosphodiesterase, translating into MKNKKMPKTIPGILKVINESNDMDTIERMENYIGCYYGIPVLIVGSVVNFILHYPLKSAVLDSAFMLFLCFCFILSQCVNVKTRIITHWISILFSIVLIFVVIRAYAYVGPAIWTIAFLNIIISSVRLTRVMLNYATASIFFIGMYYSLLLSDKPFEFGTSYFILQLILFALVVIIAPVAHLINQAHYGRMNRMYMTELKQREELEAMYERIAVTHTELSCKYNELNEKNIELQENEDKLYQLAHFDMVTNLPNRMAVIENIQELIKNSEAEEKSFYIAFIDIDFFKKINDTMGHHMGDLFVEKAAERFKASLHKDDMIGRIGGDEFALIISRDLNWEEAYYYIENIRQDFLKPFYVCKNEIKTSASFGVAAYPEDGTGVIELMRNADTAMYKAKEYGKNNIQFFEGAMKKEIIDKVTFESELKTALQKEEFFLLYQPIYNLDKKTIRGFEVLTRWNSSSLGLVRPDRFISVAEELGLIIPIGEWIIRTACKNFRSIQEKHQFEGLLSVNLSVKQLEDPNIIEVIDNALKEAGLEPKYLEIEITESILISSVESIMATLEILRCRDIHISLDDFGTGYSSLSYLRKLPIHTLKIDKSFIDDLLIEDKNMEIIGSIINLAHNLGISVVAEGIEEEKQIRLLEKLKCDYVQGYFISRPKKLKALDDYINDFNSSS; encoded by the coding sequence GTGAAAAACAAAAAAATGCCTAAGACCATACCAGGTATCCTTAAGGTAATCAATGAATCCAACGATATGGATACCATTGAGAGAATGGAAAATTATATTGGTTGTTATTATGGAATTCCCGTATTAATCGTAGGTTCTGTGGTTAATTTCATATTGCACTATCCTCTCAAAAGTGCTGTCTTGGATAGTGCATTTATGTTATTCTTATGTTTTTGCTTCATTTTATCCCAATGTGTTAATGTCAAGACAAGGATTATCACTCATTGGATATCCATTTTGTTTTCAATTGTTCTTATCTTTGTTGTCATCAGGGCTTATGCTTATGTAGGACCGGCAATTTGGACCATTGCATTTCTGAATATTATTATTTCTTCCGTCAGATTGACCAGGGTAATGTTAAACTATGCTACCGCATCTATTTTCTTTATAGGAATGTATTATTCGCTGCTGTTGTCTGATAAACCCTTTGAGTTTGGGACAAGTTATTTTATCCTTCAGCTTATCCTGTTTGCGTTGGTGGTAATAATAGCTCCTGTTGCTCATCTCATTAACCAGGCTCATTACGGCCGTATGAACAGAATGTATATGACTGAGCTAAAGCAAAGGGAAGAACTCGAAGCAATGTATGAGAGAATAGCGGTAACCCATACAGAACTTAGCTGTAAATACAACGAGTTAAACGAGAAGAATATCGAATTACAAGAGAATGAGGATAAATTATATCAACTGGCTCATTTTGACATGGTAACCAATCTGCCGAATAGAATGGCTGTTATAGAGAATATACAAGAGCTTATCAAAAATTCAGAAGCAGAAGAAAAAAGTTTCTATATTGCTTTTATAGACATCGATTTCTTTAAGAAAATTAATGATACCATGGGACATCATATGGGAGATTTGTTTGTAGAAAAAGCAGCAGAACGTTTTAAAGCCAGCTTGCATAAAGATGATATGATTGGAAGAATCGGCGGAGACGAATTTGCTTTGATTATTTCACGTGATCTTAATTGGGAAGAAGCATATTATTACATCGAAAATATTCGGCAGGATTTCCTTAAGCCCTTTTATGTGTGTAAGAACGAAATTAAGACCAGTGCAAGCTTTGGTGTAGCAGCCTATCCGGAGGATGGAACAGGTGTAATCGAACTCATGCGCAATGCGGACACAGCAATGTACAAAGCGAAAGAATATGGAAAGAACAATATTCAGTTCTTTGAAGGCGCAATGAAAAAGGAGATTATAGACAAAGTAACTTTTGAATCAGAACTGAAAACAGCTCTTCAAAAAGAGGAATTCTTTCTGCTCTATCAACCTATTTATAATCTGGATAAAAAGACTATCCGCGGTTTTGAAGTATTGACCAGGTGGAACTCATCTAGTCTTGGTTTAGTACGTCCTGATAGATTTATTAGTGTAGCAGAAGAACTCGGGCTGATTATTCCTATAGGAGAATGGATTATACGGACTGCCTGTAAGAACTTTCGAAGTATACAGGAGAAACACCAGTTTGAAGGATTGCTCTCGGTCAACCTTTCAGTGAAACAGCTGGAAGACCCAAATATTATCGAAGTGATAGATAATGCCCTCAAAGAAGCTGGTCTGGAGCCTAAATATCTAGAGATAGAAATTACAGAATCCATATTGATCTCTTCCGTAGAAAGTATCATGGCAACCTTGGAGATTCTAAGATGCAGAGACATCCACATATCATTGGATGATTTCGGCACCGGCTATTCCTCTCTAAGCTACTTAAGAAAGCTACCTATCCATACATTAAAGATTGACAAGTCCTTTATTGACGACCTGCTAATAGAAGATAAAAATATGGAGATTATAGGAAGTATTATAAACCTTGCTCATAACTTAGGTATTTCAGTGGTAGCAGAAGGAATAGAAGAGGAGAAGCAGATTCGCCTGTTAGAAAAGCTTAAGTGTGACTATGTCCAGGGATATTTTATCAGCAGACCAAAGAAGCTTAAAGCTTTGGATGATTACATAAATGATTTCAACAGTTCTTCATAG
- a CDS encoding PLP-dependent cysteine synthase family protein, with amino-acid sequence MKYYNDIRQLIGNTPLILLNNMNYPNNLRIFAKLELLNPGGSVKDRMGMALIKDAEERGILKPGSVIIEATAGNAGIGLALAALGKGYRVIFAVPEKFSLEKQAIMRAYGAEIIHTPLDKGMQGAFEKVEELKREIENPVLLNQFANPENPKAHYQTTGREIYNDLDGKIDYLIGGAGSGGTLSGAAKFLKEQLPSLKCILADPVGSTMGGGEAGCYSIEGIGNTFMPETMDMTLIDEVIKVRDEEAVQEVRLLASQEGILAGFSSGAALTAVRKAAAHLPEGSNVVVILPDRGDRYFSKNIY; translated from the coding sequence ATGAAATATTATAATGATATTCGTCAGCTTATTGGTAACACTCCTCTTATTTTACTAAATAATATGAATTACCCAAACAACCTCCGCATCTTTGCCAAGCTGGAGCTATTGAATCCCGGAGGAAGCGTAAAAGACCGTATGGGCATGGCTCTTATTAAGGATGCGGAAGAGCGTGGTATCCTAAAACCCGGTTCTGTCATAATAGAAGCCACGGCCGGTAATGCTGGAATTGGCCTGGCTCTTGCGGCCCTTGGTAAAGGCTACCGTGTAATTTTTGCCGTTCCTGAAAAATTCTCTTTGGAAAAGCAAGCTATCATGCGGGCTTATGGAGCAGAAATTATTCATACACCTTTGGATAAGGGAATGCAGGGTGCCTTTGAGAAGGTAGAAGAATTAAAAAGAGAAATAGAAAATCCGGTTCTTTTAAATCAGTTTGCTAATCCTGAGAATCCCAAAGCTCATTATCAAACAACCGGTCGTGAGATTTATAATGACCTGGATGGCAAAATCGATTATCTTATAGGTGGTGCCGGAAGCGGCGGAACTTTAAGTGGGGCAGCCAAATTCCTGAAAGAACAGCTCCCTTCTCTAAAATGTATCCTGGCAGATCCTGTGGGTTCAACCATGGGCGGAGGTGAAGCCGGCTGTTATTCTATCGAAGGTATTGGAAATACTTTTATGCCGGAAACCATGGATATGACCTTAATTGATGAAGTAATCAAGGTAAGGGATGAAGAAGCCGTTCAGGAAGTACGCCTATTGGCTTCACAAGAAGGAATATTAGCTGGTTTTTCCTCCGGTGCTGCGTTAACAGCCGTTAGAAAAGCAGCCGCTCATCTGCCTGAGGGAAGTAACGTGGTGGTTATCCTGCCTGACAGAGGAGACCGCTACTTCAGTAAGAATATATATTAA